The following coding sequences lie in one uncultured Flavobacterium sp. genomic window:
- a CDS encoding DNA methyltransferase: protein MKTKANDFNLISKRFLEEYSKNQQPIRVNFKEMVDHIKFQDRATHSIHIYPAKLLPNIPYFFLNNDFFVKDNEFVLDPFSGSGTVLLESNLAGKNSYGCDSNPLARLISKVKTSTYNISILKNIINTLKMEIQNTTVDSNDKFPDVVNIDYWFLPNIKLQLHAILKAIKTISDDNYRDFFILCFSNCVKKVSLADSRISVPVKAKLNRETNNLHPFFDESKSKLKRLEDLDVFLKFTEIVYDNIKRFENKVKINSKSQSTKIISDDARKIGIPDESVDLIISSPPYAGAQKYIRACSLNLGWTELSSKDNLRILDKKNIGRENYSKADYLTLKVTDIVEADLLLTEIYKINPLRAHIAANYLLEMKQAIIEASRVLKKGKYFILIAANNQVCGREFKTQEYLRMIAEDAGLKTVCRLVDDIKSYGLMTKRNKTASVITCEWVLILKKE, encoded by the coding sequence TTGAAGACAAAAGCCAACGATTTTAATTTAATTTCTAAAAGATTTTTGGAAGAATATTCTAAAAATCAGCAACCTATTAGGGTTAATTTTAAAGAGATGGTTGATCATATTAAATTTCAAGACAGAGCAACACATTCTATACATATTTATCCTGCAAAGTTACTACCAAACATACCTTATTTTTTTTTGAATAATGATTTTTTTGTAAAAGATAATGAATTTGTTCTAGATCCTTTCAGCGGCTCAGGAACTGTTTTACTTGAATCTAATCTAGCAGGGAAAAATTCGTATGGCTGTGACTCAAATCCATTAGCAAGATTGATTTCTAAAGTCAAAACATCTACTTACAATATTTCCATTTTAAAAAATATCATCAATACTTTGAAAATGGAAATACAAAATACCACAGTTGATAGTAATGATAAGTTCCCAGATGTGGTTAACATTGATTATTGGTTTTTACCAAACATTAAATTGCAATTACATGCAATTTTAAAAGCTATTAAAACTATTTCAGATGATAATTACAGGGATTTTTTTATTTTATGTTTTTCTAATTGTGTAAAAAAAGTTAGTTTGGCTGACTCAAGGATTTCAGTTCCGGTGAAAGCAAAGCTTAACAGAGAGACGAATAATTTGCATCCATTTTTTGATGAGTCAAAATCAAAATTAAAAAGACTTGAGGATTTGGATGTTTTTCTAAAATTTACAGAGATTGTTTATGATAATATAAAGAGATTTGAGAATAAAGTTAAAATCAATTCAAAATCTCAATCTACTAAGATCATTTCAGATGATGCTAGAAAAATTGGTATACCTGATGAGAGCGTAGACTTAATAATTTCATCACCACCGTACGCTGGTGCTCAGAAATATATACGAGCATGTAGTCTAAATTTAGGATGGACAGAGCTTTCGAGTAAGGATAATTTGCGTATTTTAGATAAAAAAAATATAGGTAGAGAAAATTATTCAAAGGCAGATTATTTAACTTTAAAAGTTACTGACATTGTAGAGGCAGACCTACTTTTGACTGAAATATATAAAATTAACCCCCTTAGGGCACATATTGCGGCTAATTATCTTTTGGAAATGAAACAGGCTATTATTGAAGCTTCAAGAGTTCTAAAAAAAGGGAAGTATTTTATATTAATAGCCGCTAATAATCAAGTTTGTGGGCGTGAATTTAAAACTCAAGAATATTTACGTATGATAGCTGAGGATGCTGGATTAAAAACCGTGTGTAGATTGGTGGATGATATTAAATCATATGGATTAATGACAAAAAGAAATAAGACTGCAAGCGTTATTACATGTGAATGGGTTTTAATACTTAAGAAAGAATAA